CAGCCAAGCCGTTTTCGTCTTCCTCGTTGATAAGGCGCTCAACATCCGCAACTGTTGCCGCACCGACCACCAGCTTGATCTGTGCCAAATAGGCCTGCTGCATCGCAGGCTCCATTCCTTCGATGGCCTGGATGATCTGCGCCGGGGTCATACCGTAAACACCGCAGGCAGCGTGTAGCGAGCCACAAGCACAGGGGCAATCATCTCGTCGATGATGCTGATCACCGGGCGAACCGACCCGGCGGCGTCTGCCCCCACAGAAACGGCGTACTCCGTCTCCAGCGGGCCGACCTTCTCGCGCTTGACCATCGAGGCGGACACGAAGTCAGGGCTGAGGCTGCCCGGCTCCACGATCTCGCGCAGCGCGGCTTCGTACGTGGCCTGCTCAACCTCGACGGGCACCTGGTCGGCTGGAATTGGGTTGCCCTCATAGTCATAGGCGCCTGTGCGCGGCCATTCCCTGGCTTGCCCTCTGCCCTCGGTCTTCACGCCGGGGAACAATGACTGCCACACCCCAGAAGCAAGCAGCTTCCGGTAGCGGCCGTCGATGTAGACCGATGCCCGGATCAGCGCGGCCTGCTTCCCCACCTCATCGCCGGCCCACGCGGCATTCGCGCGCGCAGCGTGATAAGCGTCGGCTTCTGCGACGGTTCCGTAAAAGTCTGGCATCGGGGTATCTCGAATAGGTGGAGCGTCATGCGCTCCGGTTTTTGCGGGGTGTTACGCCTTGGCAGCGGCCAGGGCGGCCTTCAAGGCTTCCAGGTTCGCTTCCTTGTCGAATGCGACATTCAGCGCGGTCAGCTCGTCCATGACCTTCTGTTTTTCGGCGGCTGCCTCGGCCTCGTCCAGCTTCTTCTGGAGGGTTTCGGTTTTGCTGTTGCCGGCGGCATCGATGCCCAGCGCTTTCAGCTTGGCGAAGAGCTCGGCGCGCTCGTCGCCATCACCCGCAGGCACCTTGCCTTCTACGCTCAGAAAGGAAAGGCGCGAGGCCCCTTTGTGTCCTTCCGGAGTAAGATCGACATCCTTGGTCTCGCCGGGCTGGATGAAAACGACGCCCAGGGCGGTGTGAACCCCCTGCAGCGCCTTCGAGTTATTGGTCACTTTCATGGCGACCTCCTATCAGGCTGCTGGTGGGGTGATTTCGTCCAGATACGCCACGGCGCCCGGCAGACGAATTTCGGTACCGCCGGTACGAGCGATGATCCCGGTCTCGAAGCCCATGATGGACTTCTGGCGCGGGGCAAGGACGCGACGCGGCATTGGCAGGTGGAAGCGAACAACTTCCGGGTCCTTGCGGTAGGCAACCAGGCGACCACCGCCGTCCTGGGAAGCGTTGCGGGCCTCGCGCAGCGGAGCGATATCCAGCGGCAGGCCGGTCTCAGCGGTGTAGATGTTGTTCTTGCGAACGTACTCCAGCACCGTGATCGTGCCGTCGCCGACGCCCAGGCGCGCCGTGGCGATGTAGCGGAAGGCATCGGGCGGCAGGCGGAGAGTGTCAGCCCATTCGACCTCACCGGTGTTGGTGCGTATGGAGCCCAGGACGCCGTTGATGTCGGCCATGATCTGATCAACGGTCTTGGCGGACCAGAAGGTCGAGCTACCAGTGCCGGTAGATGCCGCATCGACGCGGGACACGTTGCTGTCGTTCAGCAGGCCGGTCCAGCGCTTCTCGGTGCTGCCAACGAAAGCGATGCTGTTCAGCAGGCGCTCGACCTTGTCGGCAGCGGAATCCGCCTTGGTGCCGCTCAGGTTGATGCCGTACAGCTGAGCCTGGTTCACTTCTTCCAGGTTCCACTCCCAACCGGAGCCGATCATGGCGAAGTCGTGCGAGGCCTGGTCATGGGTGACCGAGTTGAACGGCATGTCGGTGCCGGAACCCGACAAGAACTTCGCTTCGCCGGCGGTATCGACGGTGAAGAAGGTGGTGCCGATGGCCCACGGTGCACCCTCGGTCACAACCGGGATGCTTGCCGCGTAGTTGAACGCCGGGTAGCGGCGCGTGTAGATGCGGGTCTCGATGTTCCGGCCCTGGGCCAGAACGAACGGGAACGCCGACTGCGCGTCTTCGAAAACT
The sequence above is drawn from the Pseudomonas sp. St316 genome and encodes:
- a CDS encoding DnaT-like ssDNA-binding protein — protein: MPDFYGTVAEADAYHAARANAAWAGDEVGKQAALIRASVYIDGRYRKLLASGVWQSLFPGVKTEGRGQAREWPRTGAYDYEGNPIPADQVPVEVEQATYEAALREIVEPGSLSPDFVSASMVKREKVGPLETEYAVSVGADAAGSVRPVISIIDEMIAPVLVARYTLPAVFTV
- a CDS encoding DUF2184 domain-containing protein; amino-acid sequence: MPQVFEDAQSAFPFVLAQGRNIETRIYTRRYPAFNYAASIPVVTEGAPWAIGTTFFTVDTAGEAKFLSGSGTDMPFNSVTHDQASHDFAMIGSGWEWNLEEVNQAQLYGINLSGTKADSAADKVERLLNSIAFVGSTEKRWTGLLNDSNVSRVDAASTGTGSSTFWSAKTVDQIMADINGVLGSIRTNTGEVEWADTLRLPPDAFRYIATARLGVGDGTITVLEYVRKNNIYTAETGLPLDIAPLREARNASQDGGGRLVAYRKDPEVVRFHLPMPRRVLAPRQKSIMGFETGIIARTGGTEIRLPGAVAYLDEITPPAA